A stretch of the Aegilops tauschii subsp. strangulata cultivar AL8/78 chromosome 4, Aet v6.0, whole genome shotgun sequence genome encodes the following:
- the LOC109765483 gene encoding zinc-finger homeodomain protein 4 isoform X1 — MVSIVQLQRRRTEAAASARGILPDREERMDLSVPRGEFPIPMHAAASPYGGIGGGGVAVADHAMELHHDHANHNGQSQSQAQDMPSPPAAVSEDSSGKKRAAAIAGGAGGPAVKYRECLKNHAAAIGGNATDGCGEFMPSGEEGSLEALKCSACGCHRNFHRKELDDFDGDSCASHGYGYGHHAVRRLLGPAVPHHHKSSGGLLVTADHYGAYAAARALPPPPPPPLGHHHQIIMPLNMIQTSESDEMDGSGGGGIMGDGRGELASGGGGGSSSSKKRFRTKFTAEQKGRMLEFAENVGWRLQKLDDAMVQHFCQEIGVKRRVLKVWMHNNKHNLASRPLPTSPAQPQSQSMPLAMSMPMPMQVPPSQPGPSGHRGPSSPHAQGELKLD, encoded by the coding sequence ATGGTGTCCATTGTGCAGCTGCAGAGAAGGCGAACAGAAGCAGCAGCGTCAGCGAGAGGCATCCTTCCGGACAGGGAGGAGAGGATGGATCTTTCTGTGCCCCGAGGCGAGTTCCCGATCCCAAtgcacgccgccgcctcgccctaCGGGGGCATCGGCGGCGGGGGCGTCGCCGTCGCCGACCATGCCATGGAGCTCCACCATGACCACGCCAACCACAACGGCCAGTCCCAGTCCCAGGCGCAGGACATGCCGTCGCCTCCCGCTGCTGTGTCTGAGGACAGCTCCGGGAAGAAGCGCGCGGCGGCCATTGCCGGCGGAGCGGGAGGGCCGGCGGTCAAGTACCGGGAGTGCCTCAAGAACCACGCGGCGGCCATCGGCGGCAACGCCACCGACGGGTGCGGCGAGTTCATGCCCAGCGGCGAGGAGGGCTCGCTGGAGGCGCTCAAGTGCTCCGCCTGCGGCTGCCACCGCAATTTCCACCGCAAGGAGCTCGACGACTTCGACGGCGACAGCTGCGCCTCGCACGGCTACGGCTACGGCCACCACGCCGTCCGCCGCCTGCTCGGCCCCGCCGTGCCGCACCACCACAAGAGCAGCGGGGGCCTCCTCGTCACCGCGGACCACTACGGCGCCTACGCCGCGGCGCGCGcgctccctccgccgccgcccccgccgctggGACACCACCACCAGATCATCATGCCGCTCAACATGATCCAGACGTCCGAGTCGGACGAGAtggacggcagcggcggcggcggtatcATGGGCGACGGCAGAGGCGAGCTagcctcaggcggcggcggcggctcctcctcgTCCAAGAAGCGCTTCCGCACCAAGTTCACCGCCGAGCAGAAGGGGCGCATGCTGGAGTTCGCGGAGAACGTGGGGTGGCGTCTCCAGAAGCTGGACGACGCCATGGTGCAGCACTTCTGCCAGGAGATCGGCGTCAAGCGCCGGGTCCTCAAGGTCTGGATGCACAACAACAAGCACAACCTCGCCAGCAGGCCGCTCCCTACCTCGCCTGCGCAGCCGCAGTCACAGTCGATGCCGCTGGCGATGTCAATGCCGATGCCGATGCAAGTGCCGCCGTCGCAGCCCGGGCCTTCGGGCCACCGCGGCCCCAGCTCCCCGCATGCGCAGGGGGAGCTCAAGCTCGACTGA
- the LOC109765483 gene encoding zinc-finger homeodomain protein 4 isoform X2, with the protein MDLSVPRGEFPIPMHAAASPYGGIGGGGVAVADHAMELHHDHANHNGQSQSQAQDMPSPPAAVSEDSSGKKRAAAIAGGAGGPAVKYRECLKNHAAAIGGNATDGCGEFMPSGEEGSLEALKCSACGCHRNFHRKELDDFDGDSCASHGYGYGHHAVRRLLGPAVPHHHKSSGGLLVTADHYGAYAAARALPPPPPPPLGHHHQIIMPLNMIQTSESDEMDGSGGGGIMGDGRGELASGGGGGSSSSKKRFRTKFTAEQKGRMLEFAENVGWRLQKLDDAMVQHFCQEIGVKRRVLKVWMHNNKHNLASRPLPTSPAQPQSQSMPLAMSMPMPMQVPPSQPGPSGHRGPSSPHAQGELKLD; encoded by the coding sequence ATGGATCTTTCTGTGCCCCGAGGCGAGTTCCCGATCCCAAtgcacgccgccgcctcgccctaCGGGGGCATCGGCGGCGGGGGCGTCGCCGTCGCCGACCATGCCATGGAGCTCCACCATGACCACGCCAACCACAACGGCCAGTCCCAGTCCCAGGCGCAGGACATGCCGTCGCCTCCCGCTGCTGTGTCTGAGGACAGCTCCGGGAAGAAGCGCGCGGCGGCCATTGCCGGCGGAGCGGGAGGGCCGGCGGTCAAGTACCGGGAGTGCCTCAAGAACCACGCGGCGGCCATCGGCGGCAACGCCACCGACGGGTGCGGCGAGTTCATGCCCAGCGGCGAGGAGGGCTCGCTGGAGGCGCTCAAGTGCTCCGCCTGCGGCTGCCACCGCAATTTCCACCGCAAGGAGCTCGACGACTTCGACGGCGACAGCTGCGCCTCGCACGGCTACGGCTACGGCCACCACGCCGTCCGCCGCCTGCTCGGCCCCGCCGTGCCGCACCACCACAAGAGCAGCGGGGGCCTCCTCGTCACCGCGGACCACTACGGCGCCTACGCCGCGGCGCGCGcgctccctccgccgccgcccccgccgctggGACACCACCACCAGATCATCATGCCGCTCAACATGATCCAGACGTCCGAGTCGGACGAGAtggacggcagcggcggcggcggtatcATGGGCGACGGCAGAGGCGAGCTagcctcaggcggcggcggcggctcctcctcgTCCAAGAAGCGCTTCCGCACCAAGTTCACCGCCGAGCAGAAGGGGCGCATGCTGGAGTTCGCGGAGAACGTGGGGTGGCGTCTCCAGAAGCTGGACGACGCCATGGTGCAGCACTTCTGCCAGGAGATCGGCGTCAAGCGCCGGGTCCTCAAGGTCTGGATGCACAACAACAAGCACAACCTCGCCAGCAGGCCGCTCCCTACCTCGCCTGCGCAGCCGCAGTCACAGTCGATGCCGCTGGCGATGTCAATGCCGATGCCGATGCAAGTGCCGCCGTCGCAGCCCGGGCCTTCGGGCCACCGCGGCCCCAGCTCCCCGCATGCGCAGGGGGAGCTCAAGCTCGACTGA